A genomic window from Terriglobia bacterium includes:
- a CDS encoding amidohydrolase, with amino-acid sequence MIPRVCASSLLFLVSTIWCAVPEGVAAQCLDADLLVRHAKIVTMDDADHVAEALAVRDGKILGVGTEAELAGCVSPRTKVLDLEGRTVLPGLIDVHAHAIEWAKSELQSEVEISYQSVHSIAEIAERVKRSAGTRKAGEWIRGAGWDQDKLAERRYITRGDLDRVAPNNPVYLGHRTGHLAAVNSMALRLAKITGATPDPPGGVIEHDAAGEPTGILKDNAMELVSKFFPADPADLSVEAAKYVSEHALEEGLTTIHNIAVQPEEMRAYQEARRRGWLKVRVQMVPLVSKLGDAERLAASGLHTGFGDDRLKLGAVKMFADGGMGARTIAIYPPELKGEKNPLGLLVWKTEEMQKAHLLLAGAGWQLVTHAIGDRAIDQVLDSYARVKKELGLKDARFRIAHCGIATPAIQKRMREIGVIADGNPAFIYWIGSYFATYGAERTRWAYLAKSYIENGVIEAAGSDVDVTPLRPWWGIWAAVVRREAQTDKVLAPEERLTVREALRLYTRNAAYDGFEEKQKGTLEAGKLADFIVVDRDVLTVAADELKDVSVLKTFVGGELVYEKSGRR; translated from the coding sequence ATGATTCCCAGGGTATGCGCATCTTCCCTGCTCTTCCTTGTTTCGACCATTTGGTGCGCTGTGCCGGAGGGCGTGGCGGCGCAATGTCTGGATGCCGATCTGCTGGTGCGGCACGCGAAAATCGTAACCATGGACGATGCGGATCACGTCGCGGAGGCGCTGGCGGTGCGCGACGGGAAGATTCTGGGCGTGGGGACGGAGGCGGAGCTGGCCGGGTGCGTTTCGCCGCGCACCAAGGTACTCGACCTGGAGGGGCGCACCGTGCTGCCCGGGCTGATCGACGTGCATGCGCATGCGATCGAGTGGGCGAAGAGCGAGCTGCAGTCCGAGGTGGAGATCAGCTATCAGAGCGTGCATTCGATTGCGGAGATCGCGGAGCGGGTGAAGCGGAGCGCGGGGACACGGAAGGCGGGCGAATGGATCCGCGGGGCGGGCTGGGACCAGGACAAACTGGCGGAGCGGCGCTACATCACGCGCGGGGATCTGGACCGCGTGGCTCCGAACAATCCGGTGTACCTGGGGCACCGCACAGGGCACCTGGCGGCGGTGAACAGCATGGCGCTGCGACTGGCGAAGATTACGGGGGCCACGCCAGACCCGCCGGGCGGGGTGATCGAGCACGACGCCGCGGGCGAGCCGACCGGGATCCTGAAAGACAATGCCATGGAGCTGGTGTCGAAGTTTTTTCCCGCCGATCCCGCCGACCTCAGTGTGGAAGCGGCGAAATACGTTTCCGAGCACGCGCTGGAGGAAGGGCTGACGACGATTCACAACATCGCCGTGCAGCCGGAGGAGATGCGGGCGTACCAGGAGGCGCGGCGGCGGGGGTGGCTGAAGGTGCGGGTGCAGATGGTGCCGCTGGTCTCCAAGCTAGGGGATGCGGAGCGGCTGGCGGCATCGGGGCTGCACACGGGATTCGGCGATGACCGGCTGAAGCTGGGGGCGGTAAAGATGTTCGCGGACGGCGGGATGGGGGCGCGGACAATCGCGATTTACCCGCCGGAATTGAAGGGCGAAAAGAATCCGCTGGGGCTGCTGGTGTGGAAGACGGAGGAGATGCAGAAGGCGCACCTTCTGCTGGCCGGGGCGGGGTGGCAGCTGGTGACGCACGCGATCGGGGACCGAGCGATCGACCAGGTGCTGGATTCGTATGCGCGGGTGAAGAAGGAGCTGGGGCTGAAGGACGCGCGCTTCCGGATCGCGCACTGCGGGATCGCGACGCCGGCGATTCAGAAGCGGATGCGGGAGATCGGGGTGATCGCCGACGGGAATCCGGCGTTCATTTACTGGATCGGGAGCTATTTCGCGACGTACGGTGCGGAGCGCACGCGCTGGGCGTATCTGGCGAAGTCGTACATCGAGAACGGGGTGATCGAGGCCGCGGGATCGGACGTGGACGTGACGCCGCTGCGGCCGTGGTGGGGGATCTGGGCGGCGGTGGTGCGGCGGGAAGCGCAAACGGACAAGGTGCTGGCGCCGGAAGAGCGGCTGACGGTGCGCGAAGCGCTGCGGCTGTATACGCGCAACGCGGCGTACGACGGGTTCGAGGAAAAGCAGAAGGGCACGCTGGAGGCGGGCAAGCTGGCGGATTTCATCGTGGTGGACCGGGATGTGCTGACGGTGGCCGCGGACGAATTGAAGGATGTGAGCGTGCTGAAGACATTTGTGGGCGGCGAACTGGTGTACGAGAAGAGCGGCAGGCGCTGA
- a CDS encoding S9 family peptidase: protein MAVVIGSAVLALGLAAGVRAQNAARHAITFEDLVRMQRVHEPQISPDGKWVAYTVTMPDLEANRNSSNIWLVATGGGAAVQLTRSGRDTSPVWSPDGKTLAFLSARSGDSQVYLLAMDGGEARALTSLSTGADIVKWSPDGKTIAFTSSVYPDCKDDECNRARDAEKEKSKVKAHVAEHLLYRHWTHWNEGKRGHLFVVPADGSEAPRDLTAGANYDVPPDERGGPADIAFSPDSKELCFVAVTDKVEAISTNGDLFVVPAAGGEAKRITTNPGFDGGPAYAPNGQWIAYRSQARASYESDHWRLMLYERKSGTHTHIAAGFDRNPEELSWSPDSKTIYFGAENETLMPVYAAPAGAGGEPKKIVAEGFNSEVSVSGDGKTIVFTRSSLTMPAEIFAAGSDGSGVRQLTHQNDALLGTLEMNAPETFWFEGAGGTKVQAMLIRPPKFDAAKKYPVLVLLHGGPQTMWGNSWGYRWNPQVFSAPGYVTLMINRRGSTGYGQKFTDEITGDWGGKAYEDVMKGVDVALAKYSFLDGARMAAAGGSYGGYMADWIATHTGRFKAIISHAGVYDKVSMYATEELWFEEHDMQGTPWGNPEGYRKWAPVTYAGELGKFKTPTLVFAGEMDYRVPYTQSLEFFSALQRQDVPSKLVVFPDEGHWVLKPQNSQFWYKTFLDWLAVYLK from the coding sequence ATGGCGGTGGTAATCGGCAGCGCGGTGCTGGCGCTGGGGCTTGCGGCGGGAGTGCGCGCGCAGAATGCGGCCCGGCACGCGATTACGTTTGAGGATTTGGTGCGCATGCAGCGGGTGCACGAGCCGCAGATTTCGCCGGACGGCAAGTGGGTGGCGTACACGGTGACGATGCCGGACCTGGAGGCCAACCGCAACAGCAGCAATATCTGGCTGGTGGCCACAGGGGGCGGAGCGGCGGTGCAGCTGACGCGCAGCGGGCGGGACACTTCGCCGGTGTGGTCGCCGGACGGCAAGACGCTGGCGTTTCTCTCGGCGCGCAGCGGGGATTCGCAGGTGTATCTGCTGGCGATGGACGGCGGGGAGGCGCGGGCGCTGACCAGCCTCTCGACGGGGGCGGACATCGTGAAGTGGTCGCCGGACGGAAAGACGATCGCGTTCACGTCGTCCGTGTACCCGGATTGTAAGGATGACGAGTGCAACCGGGCGCGGGATGCGGAAAAGGAGAAGAGCAAGGTGAAGGCGCACGTGGCGGAACACCTGCTCTACCGGCACTGGACGCACTGGAACGAGGGCAAGCGCGGACACCTGTTCGTAGTGCCGGCGGATGGGAGCGAGGCGCCGCGCGACTTGACGGCGGGAGCAAACTACGATGTGCCGCCCGACGAGCGCGGCGGTCCGGCAGACATCGCGTTTTCGCCGGACAGCAAGGAGCTGTGCTTCGTGGCGGTAACGGACAAGGTGGAAGCGATCAGCACGAACGGGGACCTATTCGTGGTACCGGCGGCGGGGGGCGAAGCGAAACGCATCACGACGAACCCGGGGTTCGACGGAGGGCCGGCGTATGCGCCGAACGGGCAGTGGATTGCGTACCGCTCGCAGGCGCGGGCCAGCTATGAATCCGACCATTGGCGGCTGATGCTCTACGAGCGCAAGAGCGGGACGCACACGCACATCGCAGCGGGCTTCGACCGCAACCCGGAGGAGCTCTCGTGGTCGCCGGACAGCAAGACGATCTATTTTGGGGCGGAGAACGAGACGCTCATGCCGGTGTATGCCGCACCGGCGGGGGCTGGAGGGGAGCCGAAAAAGATTGTCGCGGAAGGGTTTAACAGCGAAGTCAGCGTCAGCGGCGACGGGAAGACGATCGTTTTCACACGATCGAGCCTGACGATGCCGGCGGAGATTTTCGCGGCGGGGAGCGACGGGAGCGGGGTGCGGCAGCTTACACATCAGAATGACGCGCTGCTGGGCACGCTGGAGATGAATGCGCCGGAAACGTTCTGGTTCGAGGGAGCGGGCGGGACGAAGGTGCAAGCGATGCTGATCCGGCCGCCGAAGTTCGATGCGGCGAAGAAGTACCCGGTGCTGGTGCTGCTGCACGGGGGGCCGCAGACGATGTGGGGGAATTCGTGGGGCTACCGATGGAACCCGCAGGTGTTTTCGGCGCCGGGATACGTGACGCTGATGATCAACCGGCGGGGCTCGACGGGCTACGGGCAGAAGTTTACGGATGAGATCACGGGGGACTGGGGCGGGAAGGCATATGAGGATGTGATGAAAGGCGTGGACGTCGCGCTCGCGAAATACTCGTTCCTGGACGGCGCGCGAATGGCCGCGGCGGGCGGATCTTATGGGGGGTACATGGCGGACTGGATCGCGACGCACACGGGCCGCTTCAAGGCCATCATCAGCCATGCGGGGGTGTACGACAAAGTGTCCATGTACGCGACTGAGGAGTTGTGGTTCGAAGAGCACGACATGCAGGGCACGCCATGGGGGAATCCGGAGGGATACCGGAAGTGGGCGCCGGTGACGTATGCGGGAGAGCTGGGGAAATTCAAGACGCCAACGCTGGTGTTCGCGGGGGAAATGGACTACCGCGTGCCGTATACGCAGAGCCTGGAATTTTTCTCGGCTCTGCAGCGGCAGGACGTGCCATCCAAGCTGGTGGTCTTCCCCGACGAGGGGCACTGGGTGCTGAAGCCGCAGAACAGCCAGTTCTGGTATAAGACGTTTCTGGATTGGCTGGCGGTTTACCTGAAGTAA
- a CDS encoding NAD(P)-binding protein has product MTHKTRDDGIRRRDFINGMLIAAGTAAVGSSFPMKFYAATTTYPCDGSIGSDPRVLRGGNLPSVFNIGHWLRDGRLTFKSDSVVISPSPCDSYQGSQPILADNGNYEVIIVGSGMSGCSAAFYLTRQRPGTKILILDGQATPGGNANRDDAAPIPDISSTATAYAVQPYAPFLDDIYNTTGILWQNYILPAPLYSYYFDSATPYVNPGTSSWNVDTYGKGLNSVPYPNNIVNDLKAARQDLMNWYHKPGSPTDPADNSDPKYDYLSPMTFDYYLTQVQKYHPAVSDFYTRYAVDALDGMTTQVSAYTSISFLGAEYYPEFAYPGGNSGMLRHIVKWLIPTAISGSTDAELLNNPYNLTAMDDPGNNVRIRQGAMVVRGDTAASNASVVYFSNGQFYRATAKAVIFAGQAHTARTACEHLFSAPQLAAYDDVTLGPVMVANVTLRSAAPVVDLGYDAYYWGSQYWADFVVADWVGPDRVNPNRPTVLTFYGGNTASPADQPNERIKLLTTPFSSYEDSLRADLNRVLAGPNFDFNRDVSAVYLYRWGHSMVYPKPGWPFSAPIMNGGQATRVPSNRYYARQQVGRISFGGQDVESSPANESAIGSGVRTSSEVLPLL; this is encoded by the coding sequence ATGACTCATAAAACCAGGGACGACGGAATCCGGCGGCGTGATTTTATCAACGGGATGCTGATTGCCGCGGGCACGGCGGCGGTCGGGTCCTCCTTCCCCATGAAGTTCTATGCGGCAACCACCACCTATCCTTGCGACGGCTCCATCGGCAGCGACCCGCGGGTGCTGCGCGGCGGGAATCTGCCTTCGGTGTTCAATATCGGCCACTGGCTGCGCGACGGGCGGCTGACCTTCAAGAGCGACAGCGTGGTGATTTCGCCATCGCCCTGCGATAGCTACCAGGGAAGCCAGCCAATTTTGGCGGACAACGGAAACTATGAAGTGATCATCGTCGGCAGCGGCATGTCGGGGTGCTCGGCGGCGTTTTATCTCACGCGCCAGCGGCCAGGGACCAAGATCCTGATCCTCGACGGACAGGCGACTCCGGGGGGAAATGCGAACCGCGATGACGCCGCACCCATTCCGGACATTTCGTCCACGGCAACGGCTTATGCCGTGCAACCTTATGCTCCGTTCCTGGACGACATCTACAATACGACGGGAATCCTCTGGCAGAACTACATTTTGCCAGCACCGTTGTACAGCTACTACTTTGACAGCGCGACACCCTATGTGAATCCCGGCACGAGCAGTTGGAATGTGGACACGTATGGAAAGGGTCTGAACAGCGTTCCCTACCCCAACAATATCGTGAATGATTTGAAGGCAGCGCGGCAGGACCTGATGAACTGGTATCACAAGCCCGGCTCGCCCACGGATCCGGCGGACAACAGCGACCCGAAATACGACTATCTCTCGCCGATGACGTTTGATTACTACCTGACGCAGGTCCAGAAATACCACCCGGCGGTCTCCGACTTTTACACGCGCTACGCGGTGGACGCGCTGGACGGGATGACAACACAGGTCTCCGCGTACACCTCGATCAGCTTTTTGGGCGCGGAATACTACCCGGAGTTTGCGTATCCCGGGGGAAACTCCGGGATGCTGCGGCACATCGTGAAGTGGCTGATCCCCACGGCGATCAGCGGGAGCACGGATGCGGAGCTCCTGAACAATCCGTATAACCTGACGGCCATGGACGACCCCGGCAACAACGTGCGCATCCGGCAGGGAGCCATGGTGGTGCGCGGCGACACGGCGGCGAGCAACGCCAGCGTGGTCTATTTCAGCAACGGGCAGTTCTACCGGGCGACGGCCAAGGCGGTGATTTTCGCGGGGCAGGCGCACACCGCGCGCACGGCCTGCGAGCATCTGTTCAGCGCGCCGCAGCTAGCGGCCTACGACGATGTGACGCTAGGCCCCGTGATGGTGGCCAACGTCACGCTGCGCAGCGCGGCGCCGGTGGTGGACCTGGGCTACGATGCCTACTACTGGGGCAGCCAGTACTGGGCGGATTTTGTTGTTGCGGACTGGGTCGGCCCCGACCGCGTAAACCCGAACCGCCCGACGGTGCTGACTTTCTACGGAGGGAACACGGCGTCGCCCGCGGATCAGCCCAACGAGCGGATCAAGCTGCTGACAACGCCCTTTTCGAGCTACGAGGATTCGCTGCGCGCGGATCTGAATCGCGTGCTCGCGGGGCCCAATTTCGACTTCAACCGCGACGTCAGCGCCGTCTACCTCTATCGCTGGGGGCACAGCATGGTCTATCCGAAGCCGGGCTGGCCCTTCAGCGCTCCGATCATGAACGGCGGCCAGGCGACGCGCGTGCCTTCCAACCGATATTACGCGCGGCAGCAGGTCGGGCGGATATCGTTTGGCGGACAGGACGTGGAGTCCAGCCCGGCAAACGAAAGCGCAATCGGCTCGGGAGTGCGGACGAGCAGCGAAGTCCTGCCTTTGCTCTAA
- a CDS encoding APC family permease, producing MADGQTGLVRTIGRWSLTALMVNSIIGAGIFGLPSLLAGRLGGYSPLAGMLAGAGIVVIAACIAEISSRYEETGGIYLYAREAFGQFTGLVMAWLTWLTRIAAPAAAANLFVTYAAQFFPVLGRPGPRLGVLAVLIGQLAVFNHFGVSLGNTVSNIFTGVKVGFLSFFVVGGLLAVWFLHPALRLPLALPAASRGDWMESVLLMVYAYGGFEGALFVGGEARDPRRDTPVALLVALAIVAAIYTAVQYVVIVTLPGAGGSARPLGDAARVFLGPAGATAMGLAALVSTYGYLSANMLHAPRITYALGRQRDFPKFFAAVHPRYRTPHISIWLYAGLLFGFAALGTFQWNAVLSAVARLGVYGAMAVAVPWLRRKDPTGARFRLPAPYLFAAVGVGFAAVMLTRMGRSEFLVVGGMLVVATLNWVAVHGGAAGAEREEKP from the coding sequence GTGGCAGACGGACAGACGGGTCTGGTGCGCACGATCGGCCGGTGGAGCCTGACGGCGCTGATGGTCAATTCGATCATCGGGGCGGGAATATTCGGGCTGCCGTCGCTGCTGGCGGGACGGCTGGGCGGATACAGCCCGCTGGCCGGAATGCTGGCGGGAGCGGGCATCGTGGTCATCGCGGCGTGCATCGCGGAGATCTCCTCGCGGTACGAGGAGACCGGCGGGATCTACCTGTATGCGCGCGAGGCGTTCGGGCAGTTCACCGGGCTGGTGATGGCGTGGCTGACCTGGCTGACGCGGATTGCGGCGCCGGCGGCGGCGGCGAACCTCTTCGTGACGTATGCGGCGCAGTTTTTTCCGGTGCTGGGGCGGCCGGGACCGCGGCTGGGAGTGCTGGCGGTGCTGATCGGGCAACTGGCGGTCTTCAATCACTTCGGCGTGAGCCTGGGGAATACGGTGAGCAACATCTTCACTGGGGTGAAGGTGGGGTTTTTGTCGTTTTTCGTGGTGGGGGGATTGTTGGCGGTGTGGTTTCTGCATCCGGCGCTGCGGCTGCCGCTGGCGCTGCCGGCGGCTTCGCGGGGGGACTGGATGGAGAGCGTGCTGCTGATGGTTTACGCCTACGGAGGGTTCGAGGGCGCGCTGTTCGTGGGAGGCGAGGCGCGGGACCCGCGGAGGGATACGCCAGTGGCGCTGCTGGTGGCGCTGGCCATCGTGGCGGCGATCTACACGGCGGTGCAGTACGTGGTGATCGTGACGCTGCCGGGAGCGGGAGGCTCGGCGCGGCCGCTGGGGGATGCGGCGCGGGTGTTTCTGGGACCGGCGGGAGCGACGGCGATGGGGCTGGCGGCGCTGGTTTCCACCTACGGCTACCTGAGCGCGAATATGCTGCACGCGCCGCGCATCACGTATGCGCTGGGGCGGCAAAGGGACTTCCCGAAATTTTTTGCGGCGGTGCATCCGCGCTACCGCACGCCGCACATCTCGATCTGGCTGTACGCGGGGCTGCTGTTCGGGTTTGCGGCGCTGGGAACGTTCCAGTGGAATGCGGTGCTCTCGGCGGTGGCGCGGCTGGGAGTGTACGGGGCGATGGCCGTGGCGGTGCCGTGGCTGCGACGGAAGGATCCGACGGGAGCGAGGTTCCGGCTGCCGGCGCCGTATCTGTTCGCGGCGGTGGGGGTGGGTTTCGCAGCGGTGATGCTCACGCGGATGGGGCGCAGCGAGTTCCTGGTGGTGGGGGGGATGCTGGTGGTGGCGACGCTGAACTGGGTGGCGGTGCACGGCGGAGCCGCAGGCGCGGAAAGAGAGGAGAAGCCATGA
- a CDS encoding aspartate aminotransferase family protein has translation MTIRSALFPRNFKKDYPVAVRGEGCWIHAADGKRYLDAAGQAAVVNIGHGVPEIGRAMAAQASQIAFAHTSQFHSEVAERLAARLLALAPPSFRHGGRVYLVSGGSEATETAIKLARQYHLECGDTPRYRVLSRRQSYHGSTLGAMTVSGNVGRRLPYLPLMPEWGHIAPCFCSRCPFDARYPACRLACADDLETHLREKGAHDAAAFLFEPVVGATLGAAVPPADYAARIAEICRRHGLLLIADEVMTGLGRTGKPFAVEHWGLEPDLITVGKGIGGGYAPLGAVLVGPRVVAAFERGSGSFAHGFTYQAHPVAAAAGNAVLDYLETHRLFDRVAPAAASLRAALAPLESHPHVAEVRGLGLLIGIEFVRDKAARAPFEPSEGVAEKIRRATMDEGVLTYPSQGCVDGSRGDHLLLAPPFILSGGEAHTIAQALSAALARVFST, from the coding sequence ATGACCATTCGATCCGCGCTGTTTCCGCGAAATTTCAAGAAGGACTATCCCGTCGCCGTGCGCGGCGAAGGCTGCTGGATTCACGCCGCGGACGGCAAGCGCTATCTCGACGCCGCCGGGCAGGCCGCCGTCGTCAATATCGGCCACGGCGTTCCCGAGATTGGCCGCGCCATGGCCGCGCAGGCCTCGCAAATCGCCTTCGCGCACACCTCCCAGTTCCATTCCGAAGTCGCCGAGCGTCTCGCCGCGCGCCTCCTCGCTCTTGCCCCGCCCTCCTTCCGCCATGGCGGCCGCGTCTATCTCGTCTCTGGCGGCAGCGAAGCTACCGAAACCGCCATCAAGCTCGCCCGCCAGTATCATCTCGAGTGCGGCGACACCCCCCGCTACCGCGTCCTTTCCCGCCGCCAGAGCTATCACGGCAGCACCCTCGGCGCCATGACCGTCAGCGGCAACGTCGGTCGCCGCCTCCCCTATCTCCCGCTCATGCCCGAGTGGGGACACATCGCTCCCTGCTTCTGCTCGCGCTGCCCCTTCGACGCCCGCTATCCCGCCTGCCGCCTCGCCTGCGCCGACGATCTCGAAACCCACCTGCGCGAAAAGGGCGCTCACGACGCCGCGGCCTTTCTCTTCGAGCCCGTCGTCGGCGCCACCCTCGGCGCCGCTGTCCCGCCCGCCGATTACGCCGCGCGCATCGCCGAGATCTGCCGCCGCCATGGCCTCCTGCTCATCGCCGATGAAGTTATGACCGGCCTCGGCCGCACCGGAAAGCCTTTCGCTGTCGAGCACTGGGGCCTCGAGCCCGATCTCATCACCGTCGGCAAAGGTATCGGCGGCGGCTACGCCCCGCTCGGCGCCGTTCTCGTCGGCCCGCGCGTCGTCGCCGCTTTCGAACGCGGCTCCGGCTCTTTCGCCCACGGTTTCACCTATCAGGCCCATCCCGTCGCCGCCGCCGCCGGCAACGCCGTTCTCGACTATCTAGAGACGCATCGCCTCTTCGACCGCGTCGCTCCCGCCGCCGCCTCGCTGCGCGCTGCACTCGCTCCGCTCGAATCCCATCCCCATGTCGCCGAGGTCCGCGGCCTGGGCCTGCTCATCGGCATCGAGTTTGTTCGCGACAAAGCCGCGCGCGCGCCCTTCGAACCCTCCGAGGGTGTCGCCGAGAAAATCCGCCGTGCCACCATGGACGAAGGTGTCCTCACCTATCCCTCGCAGGGCTGCGTGGACGGCTCCCGCGGCGATCATCTTTTGCTGGCTCCGCCGTTCATTCTGTCCGGTGGGGAAGCGCACACTATCGCGCAAGCTCTTTCCGCCGCGCTCGCTCGAGTTTTTTCCACCTGA
- a CDS encoding VOC family protein, with product MTKKRVGEPWMPADEYGRSLPRFSVNLLVREIARALPFYTQVLGAMVHYSDADFAALNFAGLEFMLHADHAYDHHGSYARLSQAGLRGTGAELRVLGVDPDGLEARAKAAGATVLAPATDYPHGWREAVVADVDGYIWAVGMALPK from the coding sequence ATGACGAAAAAGCGCGTGGGAGAGCCGTGGATGCCGGCGGACGAATACGGGAGGTCGCTGCCGCGCTTCTCGGTGAATCTGCTGGTGCGGGAAATCGCGCGGGCGCTTCCCTTCTACACGCAGGTGCTGGGGGCGATGGTGCACTATTCCGATGCGGACTTTGCGGCGCTGAATTTCGCGGGGCTGGAGTTCATGCTGCACGCCGATCACGCTTACGACCATCACGGGTCGTATGCGCGGTTGAGCCAGGCGGGGCTGCGCGGAACGGGCGCCGAGCTGCGTGTGCTGGGCGTGGACCCGGACGGGCTGGAGGCGCGGGCGAAAGCCGCGGGTGCGACGGTTCTCGCGCCCGCCACGGACTATCCGCACGGCTGGCGCGAGGCCGTGGTGGCAGATGTGGATGGCTACATCTGGGCGGTGGGCATGGCGCTTCCGAAATAG
- a CDS encoding M28 family metallopeptidase: MPSPIPYQTGNIRRAALFLLAAASLLLAARGPQLRGQEQPAAPPAAAKASIRGFTPQHAQRERQLETRFQAIPSPEKARAWLREFTAEPHPAASARNNKLADYIAEEWRKQGWEDVVLRRYDVLHSRPRNVSLEMVAPVSYKAGLREDAYPADPDTKNPAVSGAYFGYSASGEVTAEVVYAHSGNPEDYDLLRKNGISVKGKIVLVRYSNPYSYRGFKALTAEREGAAALLIYSDPAEDGYTRGKVFPDGPWGPESHIQRGAITYDYIVPGDPLTPGWPSLPGAKRIPVSEARSLPKIMALPLSWRDAQPLLANMTGAEVPKDWQGALPITYRFTGSVKAHVKIDMDTSIQPYTVVEARIKGSELPDEWVLLGNHRDAWAFGGVDPSSGTASLMELTRSLGEMKKRGQRPRRTIVACSWDGEEYALTGSTEWGEQFADHLRKNLVAYLNVDESVSGAAATAGPDGLRFKPDAVGSLAPMLVEASHDVRMPSGRSLYDSWRATRMRDDKSTSLPEDSSLVETRIGSGSDHTVFLNHLGRPVANLTFSGDYGVYHSQYDDFFWMARIGDPTFEYHIALTRIWGLLALRLANADVLPFDFAFYGKTLTQFLDELDQRSHAGANLDLQPLRARLAEFQRVGGELNGSLNKALAAGAIEESLVPDINDRFLRVESNWLNEDGIPGRPWFKHLLYAARYTYAHLEFPGLTEAVEQGDWKTAQEQLSLLEKAVEKNTELLRVAHTELDEMEALTPHEKSSR; the protein is encoded by the coding sequence TTGCCTTCACCAATTCCGTACCAGACTGGCAACATCCGCCGCGCCGCACTCTTCCTTCTGGCCGCGGCCTCGCTGCTTCTCGCGGCCCGCGGCCCGCAGCTCCGCGGCCAGGAACAGCCCGCCGCGCCTCCCGCCGCTGCCAAAGCCTCCATCCGCGGCTTTACCCCCCAGCATGCGCAGCGCGAACGCCAGCTCGAAACTCGCTTCCAGGCCATTCCTTCCCCGGAGAAGGCCCGCGCCTGGCTCCGCGAATTCACCGCCGAGCCCCATCCCGCCGCCTCCGCGCGCAACAATAAACTCGCCGACTACATCGCCGAGGAGTGGCGCAAGCAAGGCTGGGAAGATGTCGTCCTGCGCCGCTACGACGTCCTGCACTCCCGCCCCCGCAACGTCTCGCTCGAAATGGTCGCCCCCGTCAGCTACAAAGCCGGCCTCCGCGAGGACGCCTACCCCGCCGACCCCGACACCAAGAATCCCGCCGTCTCCGGTGCCTATTTCGGCTATTCCGCCTCCGGCGAAGTCACCGCCGAAGTCGTCTACGCCCACAGCGGCAACCCCGAAGACTACGACCTCCTCCGCAAGAACGGCATCAGCGTCAAAGGCAAGATCGTCCTCGTGCGCTATTCCAATCCCTACAGCTATCGCGGCTTCAAGGCCCTCACCGCCGAGCGCGAAGGCGCCGCCGCACTCCTCATCTATTCCGACCCCGCCGAAGACGGCTACACCCGCGGCAAAGTCTTTCCCGACGGCCCCTGGGGCCCCGAGAGCCACATCCAGCGCGGCGCCATCACCTACGACTACATCGTCCCCGGCGACCCGCTCACTCCCGGCTGGCCCTCGCTCCCCGGCGCCAAGCGCATCCCCGTCTCCGAAGCCCGCTCCCTCCCCAAGATCATGGCTCTCCCGCTCTCCTGGCGTGATGCCCAGCCTCTCCTCGCAAACATGACCGGTGCGGAAGTTCCCAAAGACTGGCAGGGCGCTCTCCCCATCACCTACCGCTTCACCGGCAGCGTGAAAGCCCACGTCAAAATCGACATGGACACCAGCATTCAGCCCTACACCGTCGTCGAAGCCCGCATCAAGGGCAGCGAGCTCCCCGACGAATGGGTCCTCCTCGGCAATCACCGCGACGCCTGGGCCTTCGGCGGCGTAGATCCCTCCAGCGGCACCGCCTCCCTCATGGAGCTCACCCGCTCCCTCGGCGAGATGAAGAAGCGTGGCCAGCGCCCCCGCCGCACCATCGTCGCCTGCAGCTGGGACGGCGAGGAGTACGCCCTCACCGGTTCCACCGAATGGGGCGAGCAGTTCGCCGATCATCTGCGCAAAAATCTCGTCGCCTATCTCAACGTCGACGAATCCGTCTCCGGCGCCGCCGCCACCGCCGGCCCCGACGGCCTGAGATTCAAACCCGATGCCGTCGGCTCCCTGGCTCCCATGCTTGTCGAGGCTTCCCACGACGTCCGCATGCCCTCCGGCCGCAGCCTCTACGATTCCTGGCGCGCCACGCGCATGCGCGACGATAAATCCACATCCCTCCCCGAAGACTCTTCCCTCGTCGAGACCCGCATCGGCAGCGGCTCCGACCACACCGTCTTCCTCAACCATCTCGGCCGCCCCGTCGCCAATCTCACCTTCTCCGGCGATTACGGCGTCTACCATTCCCAATACGACGACTTCTTCTGGATGGCCCGCATCGGCGATCCTACTTTCGAATATCACATTGCTCTCACCCGTATCTGGGGCCTCCTCGCCCTGCGCCTCGCCAACGCCGATGTGCTGCCCTTCGATTTCGCTTTCTATGGCAAGACCCTCACGCAATTCCTGGATGAGCTCGACCAGCGCTCGCACGCCGGCGCCAACCTGGACCTGCAGCCCCTGCGCGCCCGCCTCGCCGAATTCCAGCGCGTCGGCGGCGAGCTCAACGGTTCGCTGAACAAAGCTCTGGCCGCCGGAGCCATCGAGGAGAGCCTCGTTCCGGATATTAACGACCGCTTCCTGCGCGTCGAATCCAACTGGCTCAACGAAGACGGCATTCCTGGCCGCCCCTGGTTCAAGCACCTCCTCTATGCCGCGCGCTACACCTACGCGCACCTCGAGTTTCCCGGCCTGACCGAGGCCGTGGAGCAGGGCGACTGGAAGACCGCCCAGGAACAATTGTCTCTGCTGGAAAAAGCCGTGGAAAAGAATACCGAGCTGTTGCGTGTGGCTCACACCGAGCTGGACGAAATGGAGGCCCTTACCCCGCATGAAAAATCTTCGCGCTAA